Proteins encoded in a region of the Homo sapiens chromosome 12 genomic scaffold, GRCh38.p14 alternate locus group ALT_REF_LOCI_2 HSCHR12_3_CTG2 genome:
- the TAS2R19 gene encoding taste receptor type 2 member 19 (The RefSeq protein has 1 substitution compared to this genomic sequence): protein MMCFLLIISSILVVFAFVLGNVANGFIALVNVIDWVNTRKISSAEQILTALVVSRIGLLWVMLFLWYATVFNSALYGLEVRIVASNAWAVTNHFSMWLAASLSIFCLLKIANFSNLISLHLKKRIKSVVLVILLGPLVFLICNLAVITMDERVWTKEYEGNVTWKIKLRNAIHLSSLTVTTLANLIPFTLSLICFLLLICSLCKHLKKMRLHSKGSQDPSTKVHIKALQTVTSFLMLFAIYFLCIITSTWNLRTQQSKLVLLLCQTVAIMYPSFHSFILIMGSRKLKQTFLSVLWQMTR, encoded by the coding sequence ATGATGTGTTTTCTGctcatcatttcatcaattcTGGTAGTGTTTGCATTTGTTCTTGGAAATGTTGCCAATGGCTTCATAGCTCTAGTAAATGTCATTGACTGGGTTAACACACGAAAGATCTCCTCAGCTGAGCAAATTCTCACTGCTCTGGTGGTCTCCAGAATTGGTTTACTCTGGGTCATGTTATTCCTTTGGTATGCAACTGTGTTTAATTCTGCTTTATATGGTTTAGAAGTAAGAATTGTTGCTTCTAATGCCTGGGCTGTAACGAACCATTTCAGCATGTGGCTTGCTGCTAGCCTCAGCATATTTTGTTTGCTCAAGATTGCCAATTTCTCCAACCTTATTTCTCTCCACCTAAAGAAGAGAATTAAGAGTGTTGTTCTGGTGATACTGTTGGGGCCCTTGGTATTTTTGATTTGTAATCTTGCTGTGATAACCATGGATGAGAGAGTGTGGACAAAAGAATATGAAGGAAATGTGACTTGGAAGATCAAATTGAGGAATGCAATACACCTTTCAAGCTTGACTGTAACTACTCTAGCAAACCTCATACCCTTTACTCTGAGCCTAATATGttttctgctgttaatctgtTCTCTTTGTAAACATCTCAAGAAGATGCGGCTCCATAGCAAAGGATCTCAAGATCCCAGCACCAAGGTCCATATAAAAGCTTTGCAAACTGTGACCTCCTTCCTCATGTTATTTGCCATTTACTTTCTGTGTATAATCACATCAACTTGGAATCTTAGGACACAGCAGAGCAAACTTGTACTCCTGCTTTGCCAAACTGTTGCAATCATGTATCCTTCATTCCACTCATTCATCCTGATTATGGGAAGTAGGAAGCTAAAACAGacctttctttcagttttgtggCAGATgacatgctga
- the TAS2R31 gene encoding taste receptor type 2 member 31 (The RefSeq protein has 4 substitutions compared to this genomic sequence), translating into MTTFIPIIFSSVVVVLFVIGNFANGFIALVNSIERVKRQKISFADQILTALAVSRVGLLWVLLLNWYSTVFNPAFYSVEVRTTAYNVWAVTGHFSNWLATSLSIFYLLKIANFSNLIFLHLKRRVKSVILVMLLGPLLFLACQLFVINMKEIVRTKEYEGNLTWKIKLRSAVYLSDATVTTLGNLVPFTLTLLCFLLLICSLCKHLKKMQLHGKGSQDPSTKVHIKALQTVIFFLLLCAVYFLSIMISVWSFGSLENKPVFMFCKAIRFSYPSIHPFILIWGNKKLKQTFLSVLRQVRYWVKGEKPSSP; encoded by the coding sequence ATGACAACTTTTATACCCATCATTTTTTCCAGTGTGGTAGTGGTTCTATTTGTTATTGGAAATTTTGCTAATGGCTTCATAGCATTGGTAAATTCCATTGAGTGGGTCAAGAGACAAAAGATCTCTTTTGCTGACCAGATTCTCACTGCTCTGGCGGTCTCCAGAGTTGGTTTGCTCTGGGTATTATTATTAAATTGGTATTCAACTGTGTTTAATCCAGCTTTTTATAGTGTAGAAGTAAGAACTACTGCTTATAATGTCTGGGCAGTAACCGGCCATTTCAGCAACTGGCTTGCTACTAGCCTCAGCATATTTTATTTGCTCAAGATTGCCAATTTCTCCaaccttatttttcttcacttaaaGAGGAGAGTTAAGAGTGTCATTCTGGTGATGCTGTTGGGGCCTTTACTATTTTTGGCCTGTCAACTTTTTGTGATAAACATGAAAGAGATTGTACGGACAAAAGAATATGAAGGAAACATGACTTGGAAGATCAAATTGAGGAGTGCAGTGTACCTTTCAGATGCGACTGTAACCACGCTAGGAAACTTAGTGCCCTTCACTCTGACCCTGCTATGTTTTTTGCTGTTAATCTGTTCTCTGTGTAAACATCTCAAGAAGATGCAGCTCCATGGTAAAGGATCTCAAGATCCCAGCACCAAGGTCCACATAAAAGTTTTGCAAACTGTGATCTTTTTCCTCTTGTTATGTGCCATTTACTTTCTGTCCATAATGATATCAGTTTGGAGTTTTGGGAGTCTGGAAAACAAACCTGTCTTCATGTTCTGCAAAGCTATTAGATTCAGCTATCCTTCAATCCACCCATTCATCCTGATTTGGGGAAACAAGAAGCTAAAGCAgacttttctttcagttttgcgGCAAGTGAGGTACTGGGTGAAAGGAGAGAAGCCTTCATCTCCATAG